GGTGGTGACCGGCCGTACGACGCGGTCCTCGTGACGCCGGAACGGCTCGACGACTGGCTGGAGGACGTGCCCGAGGGGACCCACCGCTACCTGGTCGGCACCGGTGCCGGGCCGCTGACGGAGGTGCCGGTCGGCTGGCTGGACTGGTCGGCGGAGGTGCTGCGGCACCCGGCCACCACGCCGGCGTACACCGCGATCCACCCGGCGGATCCGGCCAGCCCGGACGGCACCAGCTACGGCGCATGGGGTCGGTTGGCGAAGGAGGTCGCCGGGCAGCTCGGGCTGAGGGCCGGGGACCGGCTGCTGGTCGACGCCGCCGAGCACGAGCAGCCGCTGAAGTGGCTGCTGGCGCCCCTGTCCGTCGGTGCCTCGGTGGTGCTCTGCGCCCACCTCGACCTGGCCACCCGCGACAGCCGGGTCGCCGCCGAGCGCGTCACCCACACCCTCTAGACCAGGGCGGCCAGCGCGGCGGCGGTCTGCCCGTCTGCGGGGAGGAACGCCTCCATCCGCAGCTCGGCCAGGGCGACGTCCACCGCCGTACCGAAATGGGTCAGGGTGGTCAGCAGCCGCAGCTCGCCGTCGCGGTGCCGCAACCGCAACGGTACGGCGAACCCGACGTAGTCCGGGCCCGGCTCCCGGGGCCGGTCCGGGGCGAGCGCGGCGAGTTCGGTGACCAGCGCGACCAGCCGGGGGTCCTGGTTGCGGACCGACTCGGCGCGCAACCGGTCGATCACGTGCCAGGCCCACTCGTCGAGGTTGACGATCAGCGGCGCGAGCCCGTCGGGGTGCAGCAGCACCCGGGGCACGCTCACCGGCGGCGCCAGCAGCTCCGGCGCGGCCGGTGCGGTCAGCGCGGTGAAGGCGGCGTTCGCCAGCAGCAGCGTGCCCGCGCGGTCGACCACCACCGCCGGGAAGGGCAGATGCCCGGCCAGCACCCGCTCCAGGGCCGTGCGGACGGCGGCGAGGCCCGGACCGTCGAACCGGTTCTCCGGGTACGCGGGCGCGTAACCGGCCGCCAGCAGCAACGCGTTGCGGTCCCGCAGCGGCACCTCCAACGACTCGGCCAGCCGGATCAGCATCGCCCGACCGGGGTGGGACCGCCCGCTCTCGATGAAGCTGACGTGCCGCTGGGTGGTGCCGGCGCGCAGCGCCAGTTCGAGCTGGCTCACCCGGCGGCGGGTCCGCCACCGGCGCAGCACCGTCGCGTAGTCGTCGGATCCGGACAGGACGGTCACCGGACCGTGT
The Micromonospora sp. R77 DNA segment above includes these coding regions:
- a CDS encoding TIGR03089 family protein; its protein translation is MAGQSTAVAGVASTDREPALLTYLDGVTGERTELGAAQLGEWVARSAGLLRDGCGLGPGSRVAVLLPPHWRTAAVLLGAWSVGLAVSFRPRATAGLPVLEAGGDRPYDAVLVTPERLDDWLEDVPEGTHRYLVGTGAGPLTEVPVGWLDWSAEVLRHPATTPAYTAIHPADPASPDGTSYGAWGRLAKEVAGQLGLRAGDRLLVDAAEHEQPLKWLLAPLSVGASVVLCAHLDLATRDSRVAAERVTHTL
- a CDS encoding helix-turn-helix domain-containing protein, producing MTVLSGSDDYATVLRRWRTRRRVSQLELALRAGTTQRHVSFIESGRSHPGRAMLIRLAESLEVPLRDRNALLLAAGYAPAYPENRFDGPGLAAVRTALERVLAGHLPFPAVVVDRAGTLLLANAAFTALTAPAAPELLAPPVSVPRVLLHPDGLAPLIVNLDEWAWHVIDRLRAESVRNQDPRLVALVTELAALAPDRPREPGPDYVGFAVPLRLRHRDGELRLLTTLTHFGTAVDVALAELRMEAFLPADGQTAAALAALV